A window of the Hevea brasiliensis isolate MT/VB/25A 57/8 chromosome 6, ASM3005281v1, whole genome shotgun sequence genome harbors these coding sequences:
- the LOC110655698 gene encoding uncharacterized protein LOC110655698 codes for MSYPPNIRNQICRAYLLRVPCQPRHYKFPQKVDRTRKRRFIASWFDEFGSWLEYSIEKDAAYCLYCHLFATRHSERGHDAFVSEGLAFRGNDELENSLNQGNFLELLKVLASCNEEINNVMLKNAPNNLKLTSPHIQTDIINSATTEITKAIITYLRDDLFSILVDECRDVSIKEQMGVVIWYVNGFGCVIERFISLVHIQNTSATSLKKGIESLLSTYGLNISSLRGQGYDGATNMRGICFKKSKKKKVFEEIAKCEIKTEQGLNQEMALKRSGDTRWSSHYGTVVNLMHLFPSVIDVLEYIGENGSDDPQRAEAIDLLDIMN; via the exons ATGAGCTATCCACCTAATATTAGGAATCAGATATGTAGAGCTTACTTACTTAGAGTTCCATGTCAACCACGCCATTACAAATTTCCTCAAAAGGTAGATAGAACTCGAAAAAGGAGATTTATTGCATCTTGGTTTGATGAATTTGGTAGTTGGTTGGAATATAGTATTGAAAAAGATGCTGCATATTGTTTATATTGTCATCTTTTTGCAACTAGGCATAGTGAAAGAGGTCATGATGCTTTTGTATCTGAAG GATTGGCATTTCGAGGGAATGATGAGCTTGAAAATTCATTAAATCAAGGAAattttcttgaactgttaaaagtTTTGGCTTCATGTAATGAAGAAATTAATAATGTTATGTTGAAGAATGCTCCTAACAATCTCAAACTCACATCTCCTCATATTCAAACAGATATCATTAATTCAGCTACAACTGAGATAACAAAGGCTATCATTACATATTTGAGAGATGATTTGTTCTCTATTTTAGTTGATGAATGTCgagatgtatcaattaaagagcAAATGGGAGTTGTCATATGGTATGTCAATGGATTTGGATGTGTCATTGAAAGATTTATTAGTCTCGTGCATATCCAAAATACAAGTGCAACATCTCTTAAAAAAGGTATTGAGTCTTTGCTCTCTACTTATGGCTTGAATATATCTAGTTTGAGAGGTCAAGGCTATGATGGAGCTACTAACATGCGAG GGATATGCTTTAAGAAAAGCAAAAAAAAGAAAGTGTTTGAAGAGATTGCAAAATGTGAAATAAAAACTGAACAAGGTCTAAATCAAGAAATGGCATTGAAGAGATCGGGAGATACTCGTTGGAGTTCTCATTATGGTACGGTTGTTAACTTGATGCATTTATTTCCTTCTGTCATTGATGTTCTTGAGTATATTGGAGAAAATGGTAGTGATGATCCACAAAGGGCTGAAGCAATTGATTTGCTAGATATTAtgaattga
- the LOC131180628 gene encoding uncharacterized protein LOC131180628, whose translation MAYLDPKKSFSAFDMSKLIQLAKFYQFEFSPVALIKLESQLENFVFDMRMDKKFSEMSGIGGLAENMVATRKHIAFPLVYLLVKLSSILPIATATMKRTFSAMNIIKSSLLNRMGDELLNDCLVTYIERDVFASIDNEVIMNRFQLMKNRQRLLWSFGQILHSNLALLMSQRHCCFCFAYGRFIAYFKSNLDCKNFAGGFVLNELLKAAKWVLRIIVELNPHYK comes from the exons atGGCATATCTTGATCCTAAGAAATCATTTTCTGCATTCGATATGAGCAAATTGATTCAACTtgcaaaattttatcaatttgaaTTTTCTCCAGTTGCTCTAATTAAACTTGAATCTCAACTTGAGAACTTTGTCTTTGATATGCGTATGGATAAGAAATTTTCTGAAATGAGTGGAATTGGAGGTCTTGCTGAGAATATGGTTGCTACAAGAAAGCATATTGCTTTTCCTTTGgtgtatttgttagtcaaattatcATCAATCTTACCCATTGCTACAGCCACAATGAAAAGAACTTTTTCTGCAATGAATATCATTAAAAGTTCACTTCTTAATAGAATGGGAGATGAGCTACTAAATGATTGTTTGGTGACTTATATTGAAAGAGATGTATTTGCAAGTATTGACAATGAAGTTATTATGAATAGATTTCAGTTAATGAAAAATAGGCAAAgattatt GTGGTCCTTTGGCCAGATTTTGCATAGCAACTTAGCTCTTTTGATGTCCCAACGACATTGCTGTTTTTGTTTTGCCTATGGGAG ATTCATTGCATATTTTAAATCGAATCTTGATTGTAAAAATTTTGCTGGTGGTTTTGTGCTCAATGAGTTATTGAAGGCTGCAAAATGGGTTTTGAGGATCATTGTTGAGTTGAATCCTCATTATAAGTAG